In the Clostridium sporogenes genome, one interval contains:
- a CDS encoding HAMP domain-containing histidine kinase gives MKNRIKKLFNKILKPFRYLYKLISYKIKKSIRLELIFTFGVCFLMAIMTYVIANSYLTRASKYSEIDYKRGINDIYQYSLSISNEINDQKLKVGDKEIIQEIINRNWERDKNNKIFIANTEGKILFKGKNVEAEMVDIFEIIKNNIQLQNIDNYEYDYDVGRKEFVSINPLIFQDGKGYIIVQGIPKAETIYYTKDKSVSSFFLSVAIFIFGFLFITKRKMNYIEELSNGLLQISKGNLDYRVKRSGNDELALLADNINYMAKELSDKIEKERNIEKAKNDLITNVSHDLRTPLTSIMGYLGLIKEQKFKSEKELMEYANVAYNKSEKLKNLIQDLFSYTKYSNNRVELKKQKIILAELLDQLIEELVPICEENKVSINKYAWDYEIISEIDPDKMVRVFENLIMNAIRYSIKPGEIKINLYKERVFSMISISNKSEEISKDDLKKLFDRFYRLDKSRTTSTGGSGLGLAIAKSIVEMHKGSIWAEYQKGYVTFYIKLIMIEDE, from the coding sequence TTGAAAAATAGAATAAAAAAATTATTTAATAAAATATTAAAACCTTTTAGGTATTTATACAAATTAATATCTTATAAAATAAAGAAAAGTATAAGGCTAGAACTTATATTTACCTTTGGCGTATGCTTTTTAATGGCTATCATGACATATGTTATAGCTAATAGTTATTTAACTAGAGCTAGTAAGTATTCAGAGATAGATTATAAAAGAGGTATAAATGACATTTATCAATATTCCTTGTCTATATCAAATGAAATTAATGATCAGAAATTAAAAGTAGGAGATAAAGAAATCATACAAGAGATTATAAATAGAAATTGGGAAAGAGATAAGAATAATAAAATATTTATAGCCAATACTGAAGGAAAAATTCTTTTTAAAGGAAAAAATGTAGAGGCTGAAATGGTTGATATATTTGAAATCATAAAAAATAATATACAACTTCAAAATATAGATAACTATGAATATGATTACGATGTAGGAAGAAAGGAATTTGTAAGTATTAATCCATTAATTTTTCAAGATGGAAAGGGTTATATAATAGTTCAAGGTATACCAAAAGCAGAAACTATATATTACACTAAGGACAAATCTGTAAGTTCGTTTTTCCTATCAGTTGCAATATTTATATTTGGATTTTTATTCATAACAAAAAGGAAGATGAACTATATAGAAGAACTATCAAATGGACTTCTACAAATATCAAAAGGAAATTTAGATTATAGGGTAAAAAGATCAGGCAATGATGAACTAGCATTATTAGCAGATAATATAAATTACATGGCTAAAGAATTAAGTGACAAAATAGAAAAGGAAAGAAACATAGAAAAAGCTAAAAATGATTTAATAACAAATGTTTCACATGATTTAAGAACACCACTTACATCTATAATGGGATACTTAGGATTAATAAAAGAACAAAAATTTAAAAGTGAAAAAGAATTGATGGAGTATGCTAATGTAGCTTACAATAAATCGGAAAAACTAAAAAATCTAATACAGGATTTATTTTCTTATACTAAATATAGTAATAATAGAGTAGAACTAAAGAAGCAGAAAATCATTTTAGCAGAACTATTAGATCAATTAATAGAAGAATTAGTACCTATATGTGAAGAAAATAAAGTAAGTATAAATAAATATGCTTGGGATTATGAAATAATATCAGAAATAGATCCAGATAAAATGGTAAGAGTTTTTGAAAATCTAATAATGAATGCCATAAGATACAGTATAAAACCAGGAGAAATAAAAATTAATTTGTATAAGGAAAGAGTATTCTCTATGATATCTATATCAAATAAAAGTGAAGAAATATCAAAAGATGACTTAAAAAAATTATTTGATAGATTTTATAGATTAGATAAATCAAGAACTACATCAACTGGTGGAAGCGGCTTAGGATTGGCTATAGCTAAGAGTATAGTAGAAATGCATAAAGGAAGTATTTGGGCAGAGTACCAAAAAGGATATGTAACTTTTTATATAAAATTAATTATGATAGAAGATGAATAA
- a CDS encoding response regulator transcription factor: MSAEKILIVDDEKEIRDLIDIYLTNEGYITLKASNGVEALELLKTNNVHLIILDVMMPKMDGIEACMKIREEKSMPIIMLSAKSEDMDKIIGLTTGADDYITKPFNPLELLARVKSQLRRYIKLNNSNGNESEDIITIEDITINVATHEVKIGDQLVKLTPREFDILELLSRNRGVVFSIEKIYELVWKEEFLDSNNTVMVHIRKLREKIEENPRNPRYVKTVWGVGYKVEK; this comes from the coding sequence ATGTCAGCAGAAAAAATACTTATTGTTGATGATGAAAAAGAAATTAGGGATTTAATAGATATATATTTAACCAATGAAGGTTATATAACCTTAAAGGCATCTAATGGTGTAGAGGCTTTGGAATTATTAAAAACTAATAACGTTCATCTTATAATATTAGATGTAATGATGCCTAAGATGGATGGAATAGAAGCTTGTATGAAAATAAGAGAAGAAAAAAGTATGCCTATAATAATGCTTTCTGCTAAAAGTGAAGATATGGATAAAATAATAGGATTAACTACAGGTGCAGATGATTATATAACAAAACCTTTTAATCCTTTAGAACTCTTGGCTAGAGTAAAATCCCAATTAAGAAGATATATAAAACTTAATAATTCAAACGGCAATGAAAGCGAGGATATTATTACTATAGAAGATATAACTATAAATGTAGCAACACATGAAGTTAAAATTGGAGATCAGTTAGTTAAGCTTACTCCAAGAGAATTTGATATTTTAGAGCTATTATCTAGAAACAGAGGCGTAGTATTTAGTATAGAAAAAATATATGAACTAGTATGGAAAGAGGAATTTTTAGATTCTAATAATACTGTAATGGTTCATATAAGAAAACTAAGAGAAAAAATAGAAGAAAATCCTAGGAATCCACGATATGTAAAAACAGTTTGGGGAGTTGGATATAAGGTTGAAAAATAG
- a CDS encoding phosphatase PAP2 family protein: protein MICKIKKNIIPLILMAIIPIVNVFYAILNNSNRKVYTLVTGFDKAMPFIAAFSVPYMIWYPFIIICLIYMCFRNRELYYKSLSAITLSLITSYIIFFFFQTTVPRPEVVGNDIFSSIVKFIYNTDNPYNCFPSIHVITTYIIMRNMLNHKIKNSRIINIFVLILGILIIISTEFIKQHVLFDIIFAIILGEGIYNMINYYGLEMIKKCQQKKYLLLMMKKKLGI from the coding sequence TTGATATGCAAAATTAAAAAAAATATAATACCATTAATTTTAATGGCAATAATACCGATAGTAAATGTTTTTTATGCTATCTTAAATAATTCAAATAGAAAAGTATATACTTTAGTGACAGGATTTGATAAAGCTATGCCATTTATAGCTGCATTTTCTGTACCTTATATGATATGGTATCCTTTTATAATTATATGTTTGATATATATGTGCTTTAGAAATAGAGAACTATATTATAAGTCTTTGTCAGCTATAACACTAAGTTTAATCACAAGTTATATTATATTTTTCTTTTTTCAAACTACAGTACCAAGACCAGAAGTAGTAGGTAATGATATTTTTAGTAGTATTGTTAAATTTATATATAATACAGATAATCCTTATAATTGTTTCCCAAGCATTCATGTTATAACTACTTATATTATTATGAGAAATATGTTAAATCATAAAATAAAAAATAGTAGAATAATTAATATTTTTGTTTTAATATTGGGGATACTTATTATAATATCTACTGAATTTATAAAACAACATGTTTTATTCGATATAATATTTGCTATAATCTTAGGTGAGGGAATTTATAACATGATAAATTATTATGGTTTGGAGATGATTAAAAAATGTCAGCAGAAAAAATACTTATTGTTGATGATGAAAAAGAAATTAGGGATTTAA
- a CDS encoding nucleotidyltransferase substrate binding protein, with product MLKNRLEERLEDFKKAFKKLKESTDLKVENDIVIDGVIQRFEFTFEQSWKLMKLYLEYEGIEEAKSPRSTIRAAFKYGIIEDGDAWISMMIDRNKTSHVYDENTAIEIYNSIKSNHVNLLEKMLNKMEELL from the coding sequence ATGTTAAAAAATAGATTAGAAGAAAGACTAGAGGATTTTAAAAAAGCTTTTAAAAAGTTAAAAGAAAGCACTGACTTAAAAGTAGAAAATGATATTGTAATAGATGGTGTTATTCAAAGATTTGAATTTACATTTGAACAAAGCTGGAAGCTTATGAAACTTTATCTAGAGTATGAAGGTATAGAAGAAGCTAAGAGTCCAAGAAGTACAATAAGAGCAGCATTTAAATATGGAATTATAGAAGACGGAGATGCTTGGATAAGTATGATGATAGACAGAAATAAAACTTCCCATGTATATGATGAAAATACCGCTATAGAAATATATAATAGTATAAAATCAAATCATGTTAATCTTTTAGAAAAAATGTTAAATAAAATGGAAGAGCTTTTATAA
- a CDS encoding nucleotidyltransferase domain-containing protein, translating into MKDHNEMGINLQVFDEIKNSILKNPKINKAVIFGSRARGDYKKTSDIDICIYGKDIQNMDINLLEDSLNEINTPLDFDIVYFDKISKEALKINIEKDGILIYVKK; encoded by the coding sequence ATGAAAGACCACAATGAAATGGGAATAAATTTACAAGTATTTGATGAGATAAAAAATAGTATATTAAAAAATCCTAAAATAAATAAAGCAGTTATTTTTGGATCGCGTGCTAGAGGAGATTATAAAAAAACTTCTGATATAGATATTTGTATATATGGTAAGGACATACAAAATATGGATATAAATCTTTTAGAAGATAGCCTTAATGAAATTAATACACCTCTTGATTTTGATATAGTGTATTTTGATAAAATATCTAAAGAAGCCCTTAAAATTAATATAGAAAAGGATGGTATTTTAATATATGTTAAAAAATAG
- a CDS encoding putative sulfate exporter family transporter: protein MNKLKTLLPGILISFFIALISTWLGSLMPVIGGAVFGIIIGIIVNNIVGKPKSTIAGVGFTAKKILQWAIIVLGAGLSLSQVRKTGLESLEVTIFTIATAFITAYGFGKFFKIPDKLKTLIGVGTAVCGGSAIAAVSPIIEADEVEIAYSISTIFLFNVIAVLIFPPLGHLLGFSDKAFGLWAGTAINDTSSVVAAGYAFSNKAGEYATIVKLTRATLIIPISLIFAFITAYKKKKEAKMKKGEVNYSFKKIFPWFILWFLVASLLNTMGLFKGNTIHYINQLGKFLIVMALSAIGLSSNFKEMTKAGFKPILLGVIVWFNVAIVSIIIQFITGQI from the coding sequence ATGAATAAACTAAAAACTTTATTACCAGGAATTTTAATATCATTTTTTATAGCTTTAATATCAACCTGGCTTGGAAGCTTAATGCCAGTAATAGGAGGAGCTGTATTTGGCATAATAATAGGTATAATAGTAAACAACATTGTAGGTAAGCCTAAAAGTACTATAGCAGGAGTAGGATTTACAGCTAAGAAAATATTGCAATGGGCGATCATAGTTTTAGGTGCGGGATTAAGTTTATCACAGGTAAGAAAAACAGGATTGGAGTCCTTAGAAGTAACTATATTTACAATAGCTACAGCTTTTATAACTGCTTATGGATTTGGTAAGTTTTTTAAAATACCAGATAAGTTAAAAACATTAATAGGGGTAGGTACAGCTGTATGTGGAGGTTCTGCTATTGCTGCTGTATCTCCTATAATAGAAGCAGATGAAGTAGAGATAGCTTATTCTATATCAACTATATTTTTATTCAATGTAATAGCTGTTTTAATATTTCCACCATTAGGTCATCTTTTGGGTTTTTCAGATAAAGCCTTTGGATTATGGGCAGGAACAGCTATAAATGATACCTCATCTGTAGTAGCGGCAGGATATGCTTTTAGTAATAAAGCAGGAGAGTATGCAACAATAGTTAAGTTAACAAGAGCTACTTTAATAATACCAATATCATTAATTTTTGCTTTTATAACAGCTTATAAAAAGAAAAAGGAAGCTAAAATGAAAAAAGGAGAAGTGAATTATTCCTTTAAAAAAATATTTCCATGGTTTATATTATGGTTTTTAGTAGCATCACTATTAAATACTATGGGGTTATTTAAAGGAAATACAATCCATTATATAAATCAGTTAGGAAAATTTTTAATAGTAATGGCACTATCAGCAATAGGACTAAGTTCAAACTTTAAAGAAATGACTAAAGCTGGATTTAAACCAATACTTTTAGGAGTTATAGTATGGTTTAATGTAGCAATAGTAAGTATAATAATACAATTTATAACAGGACAAATATAA